In Methanolacinia paynteri, the DNA window TGCTCTTCGGCCTTATCGCGAGCCTCGGTATCAACCAGCTCATCCTGAACAAGGTCAACCTTTCGTCAGCCAAGAACATAGTAATCGTCTCTCTCATCCTTGTGGCGGGACTCGGCGGACTGTTCATCCCGATTGGAGACTTCCAGCTCGCGGGCATCGGTCTTGCTGCGGTCATCGGTGTCGTCCTGAACCTGATCATTCCCGGCGAGAAGGAAGAGGAGCATGTAGTAGGCGACAAGGGAGTTGATTTCTGATATGCCTTCCTGCACGGTCAACCATCCCCTTGTGGCCCATAAACTGAGCCTTTTGAGGGATATCAGCACAAATTCAAAGGATTTCAGGGACCTGATAAGGGAGCTGACGATGTATCTCACCTACGAGGCGACGAGAGACTGGGAGCTCGAGAAGACCAGTGTCCGGACGTGGGAGGGAAGAGATGTCGAGGCGTTCAGGGCAAAGGGCATCGATCCGACGATCGTCCCCATATTCCGTGCAGGCATCGGTATGCAGGAGGGTTTTCTGCAGGTAATCCCGACGGCGACGATTAGTTATATCGGATTTTACCGTGACGAAGAGACACTTATGCCGCAGATGTACTACGCAAAGCTTGCATCGAGAATAGCAGAGAGGAAGATCTACATCCTCGACCCGA includes these proteins:
- the upp gene encoding uracil phosphoribosyltransferase, translating into MPSCTVNHPLVAHKLSLLRDISTNSKDFRDLIRELTMYLTYEATRDWELEKTSVRTWEGRDVEAFRAKGIDPTIVPIFRAGIGMQEGFLQVIPTATISYIGFYRDEETLMPQMYYAKLASRIAERKIYILDPMLATGGTTSAVCSYLKKHGCTDIKVLCILAAPEGLAKMDEDHPDVSILPAAIDLHLNEKGYIIPGLGDAGDRLFGTK